From the Candidatus Bathyarchaeota archaeon genome, one window contains:
- a CDS encoding agmatine deiminase family protein produces MNSVDVLGKTPRELGYRMPAEWEKHDSIWLSWPYDPATFPFRVEKAEATYVEIIKSIHESERVNLLVRDKAMEQRVQRMLLGAGVDLGQVRFLRFDYADVWFRDYGPTFVVHAQGGLGMVRWVFNAWGEKYDDLLKDRYVGDYLQQLMVGVPCFKPQIVLEGGSVDVNGKGLVLTTEQCLLNSNRNPELDKAQIEVILKDYLNAKKVIWLKKGIAGDDTDGHVDDIARFVSPSTVLCTYEPDPTDENHEILKENYELLCDFCDQDGNKLNVIKLPMPTVLGDENERLPASYANFYIGNKTVLVPVFDHENDALALSIIQEQFPDRKAVGINCVDLIYGLGSIHCISQQQPAAKV; encoded by the coding sequence ATGAATTCTGTTGACGTTTTAGGCAAAACCCCTCGCGAGTTAGGCTACAGGATGCCTGCGGAATGGGAAAAGCACGACTCGATTTGGCTGTCTTGGCCCTACGACCCTGCTACGTTCCCGTTTCGGGTAGAAAAAGCTGAAGCAACCTACGTGGAAATCATAAAAAGCATTCATGAAAGTGAGCGGGTGAATTTGCTGGTTCGCGACAAGGCAATGGAGCAGCGGGTGCAGCGGATGCTTTTGGGGGCAGGCGTGGATTTGGGTCAGGTGCGGTTTTTGCGGTTTGACTACGCGGATGTGTGGTTTCGCGATTATGGTCCCACCTTTGTGGTTCACGCGCAGGGGGGGTTGGGTATGGTTCGCTGGGTTTTTAATGCGTGGGGCGAAAAATACGATGACTTGTTAAAAGACCGCTACGTTGGGGATTACCTGCAGCAGCTGATGGTTGGGGTGCCGTGTTTTAAGCCACAGATCGTGTTGGAGGGCGGCTCAGTTGATGTTAACGGGAAAGGATTGGTGTTGACAACAGAGCAGTGTTTGCTAAACAGCAACCGCAACCCCGAGTTGGATAAAGCGCAAATCGAAGTAATCTTGAAGGATTACTTAAACGCCAAGAAGGTGATTTGGCTCAAAAAGGGCATAGCAGGCGATGATACGGATGGTCACGTGGATGATATTGCCCGCTTCGTTAGTCCCAGCACGGTTTTGTGCACCTACGAACCCGACCCCACCGACGAGAACCACGAAATCTTAAAGGAAAACTATGAACTCCTCTGCGACTTTTGTGACCAAGACGGCAACAAACTCAACGTCATCAAACTGCCCATGCCCACAGTTTTAGGAGACGAAAACGAACGCCTGCCTGCTAGCTACGCTAACTTTTACATAGGCAACAAAACCGTTTTGGTTCCAGTTTTTGACCATGAAAACGACGCTTTGGCGTTGTCGATTATTCAAGAGCAGTTCCCAGACCGCAAAGCAGTTGGCATTAACTGTGTCGACTTAATCTACGGTTTAGGCTCGATACATTGCATCAGCCAGCAACAGCCAGCCGCAAAGGTTTAG
- a CDS encoding ATP-binding protein, protein MKISKAKKSERKSTCVLFCGSNAAGKLLAAQVLAHELNLDLHTVDLSKALRKYIGETEKNLDKIFQDAEESNAVLFFDEADALFGKRTEVKDAHNRYANAELTYLLNRIEKHSGLTIIVATSPRNIKDASPIKQINFTVDFPPPHKKPP, encoded by the coding sequence GTGAAAATTTCTAAAGCCAAAAAATCTGAACGAAAAAGTACCTGCGTACTGTTTTGTGGTTCTAATGCTGCAGGAAAACTGTTGGCTGCCCAAGTTTTAGCTCATGAATTGAATCTGGACCTGCATACGGTAGATCTCTCCAAGGCACTCAGAAAGTATATTGGAGAAACAGAAAAGAACCTAGACAAAATATTTCAGGATGCAGAAGAAAGCAACGCGGTTCTCTTCTTTGATGAAGCAGATGCCTTATTTGGCAAAAGAACCGAAGTAAAAGACGCACACAACCGATACGCCAACGCTGAACTCACCTATTTACTCAACAGAATAGAAAAACACTCTGGCCTAACAATCATAGTTGCCACCTCACCAAGAAACATCAAAGACGCCTCCCCCATAAAACAAATAAACTTCACTGTAGACTTCCCGCCTCCACACAAAAAACCACCATAA
- a CDS encoding 4Fe-4S binding protein codes for MSPKTVFVPAMLLVAVFFLSVAQPFALQATAATNNPAPLATQVNQQTPAAYEVEPPLACYGPCITANISKVDVYLGESVTVWGEISPPDANFTIRVTFTRPDYTWIDRNVTTDAQGRFSVTQTLDMVGYWNIFPIRDHISDRLYANVTDPNNPLAPQPTPLPLPPFKPNYLIFALAAISLSVGVVAIAAGARNKTRTISGIRLFVQIAFIFLIFFGVFVDHQNLPIPAEQIATHEYLIGAEAFGDLPDGLPLPVFGCWFPCGRTVTCPLWELQAYIYPFWDAGRGWGVDYLMSGAERLAIVVGLVVVASVLLGRFWCGWICPFGLYVDLITRLRKALQIRHRRFSPKFNERFHQLSYVILAAMLILSVLFASQSLFGTQLIPETEKGGFIYTYFAAPFCQVCPMKPLCVFSQAYTGVMRPDWIFSPTTGDFLQLGQYVTSLNVSILILVTIAAFFFRRSWCRICPLGGLIALFNRFAPFKWVSGVRLEKTAEKCTKCGICKRVCPTEVTEVYELKGGDVATSQCIMCLRCVEMCPYEDCLQFKVLGKTVAKSRNWLNNKSNDKPNQPEEAA; via the coding sequence TTGTCGCCCAAAACCGTTTTTGTACCTGCCATGCTGCTTGTCGCAGTCTTTTTCTTATCTGTAGCTCAGCCTTTTGCCCTGCAAGCTACCGCCGCAACCAACAATCCCGCCCCGCTCGCTACACAGGTTAACCAGCAAACCCCCGCTGCCTATGAGGTTGAGCCGCCTCTTGCCTGCTATGGTCCTTGCATAACCGCAAACATCAGCAAGGTCGACGTTTACTTGGGTGAGTCGGTTACCGTTTGGGGCGAAATCTCTCCTCCTGACGCCAACTTTACTATACGCGTAACTTTTACTCGTCCTGATTACACGTGGATTGATCGTAACGTAACCACGGACGCGCAGGGGCGCTTCTCTGTAACCCAAACGCTTGACATGGTTGGTTACTGGAACATCTTTCCCATCCGCGACCACATAAGCGACAGACTCTACGCCAACGTCACCGACCCCAACAACCCCCTCGCACCCCAACCCACCCCCCTACCCTTGCCCCCATTCAAACCTAACTACCTCATCTTTGCGTTAGCTGCCATATCGCTAAGCGTAGGCGTAGTTGCTATAGCTGCAGGAGCAAGAAACAAAACCCGAACCATTAGTGGCATACGATTGTTCGTGCAAATCGCCTTTATTTTCCTAATCTTCTTTGGCGTTTTTGTCGACCATCAAAACTTGCCCATACCCGCCGAGCAAATCGCCACTCACGAATACCTTATCGGTGCAGAGGCTTTTGGGGATTTGCCTGATGGTTTGCCTTTGCCTGTTTTTGGCTGCTGGTTTCCCTGTGGACGCACGGTGACGTGTCCGCTTTGGGAGCTGCAGGCGTACATTTACCCGTTTTGGGATGCGGGACGCGGCTGGGGCGTAGATTACTTGATGTCAGGCGCGGAGCGGTTGGCGATTGTGGTTGGGTTGGTGGTTGTGGCTTCGGTTCTGCTGGGCAGGTTTTGGTGTGGCTGGATTTGCCCGTTTGGACTGTACGTGGATTTGATTACCCGCCTGCGTAAAGCCCTGCAGATACGGCATCGGCGTTTCTCACCCAAATTTAACGAACGCTTCCACCAGCTAAGCTACGTCATATTAGCCGCCATGCTCATTCTAAGCGTACTTTTTGCTTCCCAAAGCCTATTTGGCACCCAACTAATCCCCGAAACCGAAAAAGGCGGCTTCATCTACACGTACTTTGCCGCGCCGTTTTGCCAAGTCTGCCCCATGAAGCCCCTATGCGTCTTCTCCCAAGCATACACAGGCGTAATGCGCCCCGACTGGATTTTCAGCCCCACCACAGGCGACTTCCTCCAACTAGGACAATACGTAACATCGCTAAACGTTTCCATACTGATTCTAGTTACTATAGCAGCGTTCTTTTTCAGGCGTTCGTGGTGTCGCATTTGTCCGTTGGGCGGGTTGATTGCGTTGTTTAACCGTTTTGCGCCGTTTAAGTGGGTGTCGGGGGTGCGGCTGGAGAAAACCGCGGAGAAATGCACGAAATGCGGCATCTGCAAACGGGTCTGCCCAACTGAAGTTACCGAGGTTTACGAGCTCAAAGGCGGGGACGTGGCAACTTCCCAATGCATAATGTGCTTGCGGTGTGTGGAGATGTGCCCCTACGAAGACTGCCTGCAATTCAAGGTTCTGGGAAAAACCGTGGCGAAGTCACGCAACTGGCTAAACAATAAATCCAACGACAAACCAAACCAACCAGAGGAGGCTGCCTAA
- a CDS encoding winged helix-turn-helix transcriptional regulator yields MRLQNGSFGFLLAFLIALSFAALIQLQTDAVHGFSEKNAALVQIDEISDSVTALCPIQYSNLICNQNISQFNSTRVAINTFIAKNPGVDFRGVCTGLGLAIGTVQFHIQVMEKQGGICFVRDGKHKRFFKSNTFTEKEITLLSVLRHKTAKKVLNAIAENDGKTNHTTIASNLNITSQALTWQIHQLKNHGIIEAHNNKTQTTYTINPAYQQLLPQLLKANFP; encoded by the coding sequence ATGAGGCTGCAGAATGGCTCTTTTGGGTTTCTTCTGGCGTTTTTGATAGCTTTATCTTTTGCTGCTCTAATTCAGCTGCAAACTGACGCTGTGCATGGCTTTTCTGAAAAAAACGCTGCCCTTGTCCAGATTGACGAAATCTCAGATTCCGTAACGGCTCTGTGCCCAATTCAGTACAGTAACCTGATTTGCAACCAAAACATCAGCCAATTCAATTCAACAAGAGTCGCCATTAACACCTTTATCGCCAAAAACCCCGGAGTAGATTTTCGCGGAGTCTGCACAGGACTAGGCTTAGCCATCGGCACCGTCCAGTTCCACATACAAGTCATGGAAAAACAAGGCGGCATCTGCTTTGTTCGCGACGGAAAACACAAACGCTTCTTCAAATCAAACACCTTCACAGAAAAAGAAATCACCCTACTCTCCGTTCTGCGCCACAAAACCGCCAAAAAAGTCCTAAACGCCATAGCAGAAAACGACGGCAAAACCAACCACACCACCATAGCCTCCAACCTAAACATAACCTCCCAAGCCCTAACCTGGCAAATACACCAACTAAAAAACCACGGCATCATAGAAGCACACAACAACAAAACCCAAACAACTTACACCATCAACCCAGCCTACCAACAACTTTTGCCCCAACTGCTAAAGGCTAACTTCCCCTAA
- a CDS encoding isopentenyl phosphate kinase, translating into MSEAKPTILKIGGSVITDKNGELAAKTEAINRIAEEIKRADMDNLVVVHGGGSFGHPTAQKYNISEGLKEDSQKVGFSETHHVMTVLNGLVMDAFVWHEIPSLSVTPSSCITTEDGRIKTFEDSIVCKCMQMGFVPVLYGDAVFDQKKGFTVLSGDQLVAYLATKLKAQKIVIGVDTDGLFDSDPKTNSEAQRYPRLTLDELKELQGKIGKAQGTDVTGGMAGKISELIPAIEQGIPVKIVNASRGQRVYRALADLNIEGTLIEKKA; encoded by the coding sequence ATGAGCGAAGCAAAACCCACGATTTTGAAAATCGGCGGCTCCGTGATTACTGACAAGAACGGGGAGCTTGCTGCTAAAACTGAAGCGATTAACAGGATAGCGGAGGAGATTAAGCGGGCGGATATGGATAATTTGGTTGTGGTTCATGGCGGCGGCAGCTTTGGTCATCCCACGGCGCAAAAGTACAACATCAGTGAGGGGTTAAAGGAGGATTCGCAGAAAGTCGGTTTTTCCGAAACCCATCACGTCATGACGGTTCTTAACGGGTTGGTTATGGATGCATTTGTTTGGCACGAAATACCCTCCCTAAGCGTTACGCCCTCATCATGCATCACCACCGAGGATGGCAGGATAAAAACGTTTGAAGACTCCATTGTTTGCAAATGCATGCAGATGGGGTTTGTTCCTGTGCTTTACGGCGACGCAGTTTTCGACCAAAAGAAGGGCTTCACAGTGCTTTCAGGCGACCAACTCGTCGCATACTTAGCCACCAAGCTAAAAGCACAAAAAATCGTCATAGGCGTTGACACTGACGGCTTGTTTGACTCAGACCCCAAAACCAACAGCGAAGCACAACGTTACCCCCGCCTAACCCTAGACGAACTCAAAGAGTTACAGGGTAAAATCGGCAAAGCCCAAGGAACCGACGTGACAGGGGGCATGGCAGGCAAAATCTCCGAGTTAATCCCAGCTATCGAACAGGGCATCCCAGTTAAAATTGTGAACGCGTCTAGGGGTCAACGGGTTTACCGTGCCTTAGCGGATTTGAATATTGAGGGCACGTTGATAGAGAAGAAGGCGTAA
- a CDS encoding sugar phosphate isomerase/epimerase yields MSKLYVQPLCHDDLPDFVDFACLGGYNLEVASFSFANVYETNWQEVLEEHKRRLLGFGGEVSFHGVFQDLSVHSSDKRIWQVSKERIQSSLEVAQALNASKAVFHGNFNPFITDPDYKKNWVERNAEFWSQALDSFGGIILLENVWDALPDAFGALFEAVGSSRFKMCFDVGHANVYSKKPLKEWLSDLRSEIVYMHFSDNAGEADQHLEMGKGKIDWNQFTQELENQNMHPDVTLEMITLEKTKNSVQYMQKHAIYPFNQAK; encoded by the coding sequence ATGTCAAAGTTGTATGTGCAGCCTTTGTGCCATGATGATTTGCCGGATTTTGTTGATTTCGCGTGTTTGGGGGGTTATAATTTGGAGGTTGCTTCGTTTTCTTTTGCTAACGTGTATGAAACAAATTGGCAGGAGGTTTTGGAGGAGCACAAGCGCAGGTTGTTGGGTTTTGGTGGGGAGGTTTCGTTTCATGGGGTTTTTCAAGATTTAAGCGTGCACAGCAGTGACAAGCGGATTTGGCAGGTTTCTAAAGAAAGAATTCAAAGTAGCTTGGAGGTGGCGCAGGCATTGAACGCGTCAAAAGCGGTTTTTCACGGGAATTTTAATCCGTTCATAACTGACCCGGACTACAAGAAAAACTGGGTGGAACGCAACGCAGAGTTTTGGAGCCAAGCCTTAGACAGTTTTGGGGGCATAATACTTTTGGAGAATGTTTGGGATGCTTTGCCTGACGCGTTCGGGGCGCTTTTTGAGGCGGTGGGTTCTTCGCGGTTTAAGATGTGCTTTGATGTGGGGCACGCGAACGTGTATTCAAAAAAGCCGTTAAAAGAGTGGCTCTCTGATTTACGGTCGGAGATTGTGTACATGCACTTTAGTGATAACGCGGGCGAGGCGGATCAGCATTTGGAGATGGGCAAAGGCAAAATCGACTGGAACCAGTTCACCCAAGAACTTGAAAACCAAAACATGCACCCCGACGTCACGCTGGAAATGATAACCCTAGAAAAAACCAAAAACTCAGTGCAGTACATGCAAAAACACGCAATATACCCCTTCAACCAAGCCAAATAG
- a CDS encoding CDP-alcohol phosphatidyltransferase family protein, with protein MANVARRCGFTPNMMTALGLGFGVASGAALSFGGLLFAFAFGFLSVFCDVLDGTIARKFHLESKEGLVFDSFADRTSELAVVVGALAGGIIEPIGVVAIVGSTALFALRSLSHSRGFKTDYVYFGRAERLTFILLGLIVPASGISSLCFVLAGGFGLFSSAQIAVFLWRQKIHMQPA; from the coding sequence TTGGCAAATGTAGCGCGGCGGTGTGGTTTTACGCCTAATATGATGACGGCGTTGGGTTTGGGTTTTGGCGTAGCTTCGGGTGCTGCGTTATCGTTTGGGGGGTTGTTGTTTGCGTTTGCCTTTGGGTTTTTAAGCGTGTTTTGTGATGTGCTGGACGGGACTATAGCGCGCAAGTTCCATTTAGAATCAAAAGAGGGGCTGGTTTTTGACTCGTTTGCTGACCGAACCTCAGAACTCGCAGTTGTAGTCGGCGCATTGGCAGGCGGCATCATAGAACCCATCGGAGTAGTCGCCATCGTCGGCTCCACCGCACTTTTCGCCCTACGCAGCCTAAGCCACTCACGCGGATTCAAAACCGACTACGTCTACTTTGGCAGAGCAGAACGCCTCACCTTCATACTGCTAGGACTAATCGTGCCTGCCTCAGGCATAAGCAGCCTATGCTTCGTACTCGCAGGCGGCTTTGGATTATTCTCTTCCGCCCAAATCGCAGTGTTTCTGTGGCGCCAAAAAATACACATGCAACCCGCATAA
- the fni gene encoding type 2 isopentenyl-diphosphate Delta-isomerase, protein MAEETIKRKNEHIQICLEEKVEAKNVTAGFEDLSFVHRALPEIDREKIDLSTTFLDHRFAAPLLVGAITGGTEKAEKINTIIAQAVQTLGLGMGVGSQRAAIEDPKVAQTFVAARKKAPNAFLIANIGGVQLVYGYGVEKIKKAIEMIDANAVAIHLNALQETVQPHGDTNFEGVLAGIGKLADALDKPVIVKETGCGICGEDAKRLEEAGVAAIDVGGVGGTSFAAVEYYRAKKEGNKTQQKLGEAFWDWGIPTVASVAEVSQSVKIHVVASGGLRSGLDAAKTLALNASMASICLPVLHVAEKGVEETQNALKQITEEIKNTMFLVGAKDLSDLAHVPIVVTGKTKQWLNTRGFNTDIYAKRRE, encoded by the coding sequence TTGGCTGAGGAAACAATAAAACGCAAAAACGAACATATTCAAATCTGCTTAGAAGAAAAAGTGGAGGCGAAAAACGTTACTGCGGGATTTGAAGACCTCAGCTTTGTTCACAGGGCACTACCTGAAATAGACAGAGAAAAAATCGACCTGTCCACCACGTTTTTAGACCACAGATTTGCTGCGCCGCTTCTTGTAGGTGCCATAACAGGCGGTACAGAAAAAGCAGAGAAAATTAACACCATCATAGCCCAAGCAGTGCAGACGCTGGGTTTAGGCATGGGCGTTGGCAGCCAAAGAGCAGCCATAGAAGACCCCAAAGTCGCACAGACGTTTGTGGCGGCAAGAAAAAAAGCGCCCAACGCGTTCTTGATTGCAAATATCGGCGGCGTGCAACTTGTTTATGGCTACGGCGTAGAAAAAATAAAGAAAGCCATAGAGATGATTGATGCCAACGCCGTTGCGATTCACCTCAATGCTTTGCAGGAAACGGTGCAGCCTCATGGGGATACGAATTTTGAGGGGGTTCTTGCAGGGATTGGCAAGTTGGCTGACGCGTTGGATAAGCCAGTTATTGTGAAGGAGACGGGTTGTGGTATTTGTGGTGAGGACGCGAAGAGGCTTGAGGAGGCGGGTGTTGCAGCAATTGATGTTGGAGGAGTTGGCGGAACCAGCTTCGCCGCAGTGGAGTATTACCGCGCCAAGAAAGAGGGCAACAAAACGCAGCAAAAACTTGGGGAAGCATTTTGGGATTGGGGCATTCCTACCGTGGCAAGTGTAGCTGAGGTATCGCAGTCCGTAAAGATTCACGTAGTTGCCTCAGGGGGTTTGCGTAGCGGCTTGGATGCAGCTAAAACGTTAGCGCTTAACGCAAGCATGGCTAGCATCTGCTTACCAGTGCTGCACGTAGCAGAAAAAGGCGTTGAAGAAACCCAAAACGCTCTAAAACAAATAACCGAAGAAATAAAGAACACCATGTTTCTGGTTGGAGCCAAAGACCTCTCTGACTTAGCACACGTTCCCATCGTAGTAACAGGAAAAACCAAACAGTGGCTCAACACACGCGGCTTCAACACAGACATTTACGCCAAAAGGAGAGAATAA
- a CDS encoding carbon-nitrogen hydrolase: MDKDAVFDAREVVVGLVQMAVSESPEDNLKVTVEKVEEAVRRGAQVVCLQELYRLRYFPQQESVDASALAESVPGDSTAVFCELARRLEVVLVVPVFEKTAEGKFYNSAVVIDADGSVLGVYRKIHVPFDPLFYEKNYFEQGNGGYGVYQTRYGCVGVLICYDQWFPEAARINVLEGADIIFYPTAIGTVKGCNSDDGNWQEAWQTVQRGHAIVNGVHVAAVNRVGVEGELEFWGGSFVCDSFGKILAQAGRSEEVLVVKVDLSKNQRIREGWGFLDNRRPDTYKKLTQSKP, translated from the coding sequence TTGGATAAAGATGCAGTTTTTGATGCCCGCGAGGTTGTTGTGGGGCTGGTTCAGATGGCGGTTTCAGAGAGTCCAGAAGATAATCTGAAGGTTACGGTGGAGAAGGTTGAGGAAGCCGTGCGTAGGGGTGCGCAGGTTGTTTGTTTGCAGGAGCTTTATCGTTTGAGGTATTTTCCGCAGCAGGAAAGTGTGGATGCATCAGCGTTGGCTGAGTCTGTTCCGGGGGATTCTACGGCGGTGTTTTGTGAACTGGCAAGGCGGCTTGAAGTGGTTTTGGTTGTGCCCGTTTTCGAGAAAACCGCTGAAGGCAAATTCTACAATTCGGCGGTGGTTATTGACGCGGATGGCTCGGTTTTGGGGGTTTACCGCAAAATTCACGTGCCCTTTGACCCGCTGTTTTATGAGAAGAACTATTTTGAGCAGGGCAACGGCGGTTATGGGGTTTATCAGACGCGTTATGGCTGCGTTGGCGTTTTGATTTGCTATGACCAATGGTTTCCTGAGGCTGCGCGAATCAACGTTTTAGAGGGCGCAGACATCATATTCTACCCCACGGCTATAGGCACCGTCAAAGGCTGCAACTCGGATGATGGAAACTGGCAGGAAGCATGGCAGACAGTGCAGCGCGGACACGCGATTGTTAATGGGGTTCATGTGGCGGCGGTGAATCGGGTCGGCGTTGAAGGCGAGTTGGAGTTTTGGGGTGGCTCGTTTGTTTGTGATTCGTTTGGCAAAATCTTAGCCCAAGCGGGGCGCAGCGAAGAAGTTTTGGTTGTAAAGGTAGACTTGAGCAAAAACCAACGTATCCGTGAAGGCTGGGGTTTTCTGGATAACCGACGCCCCGACACCTACAAAAAACTAACCCAGAGTAAACCATAA
- a CDS encoding MBL fold metallo-hydrolase: MKIKVLGGAREVGGSCVAVETQECKVALDYGIKLDGVTDQYPKNFDAIFISHAHLDHTGSLVRLHKSRNKQVIVGSKITRDITVDLLKDMIKIQNSKGKANYDIQAAAKVKDSWLVTDHLNLPGMTAQLHGAGHVAGAKMISLQCEDKTVLYTGDFCLHDTEILDGCTIDALPKTPDVLISESTYGGKVRPPRKELIEQFFSKVKVTLRHRGNVLIPTFAFHRTQEMAKRIDNAITQGVLPKYNVYTISNLANKVTAHFNANPHLFTKELQEQSQPFTYKHVKNLERTSEIQEPAIVICTSGFGHAGASLNLLMQWAEVDYNTIILTSGYLPPDSPMKAAKENRHFKVNGESFTLQADITQIELSGHADQTQLTKLVEKLKPKKTLLIHGDIEQAQALKQKISPLTNVHIPEKQETITI; the protein is encoded by the coding sequence TTGAAGATTAAAGTGTTAGGCGGCGCCCGTGAAGTTGGCGGTTCTTGTGTTGCAGTTGAAACCCAAGAGTGCAAAGTCGCTTTAGATTACGGTATAAAACTTGACGGCGTAACTGACCAGTACCCCAAAAACTTTGACGCCATATTCATCAGCCACGCCCACTTGGACCACACGGGCAGTTTAGTACGCCTGCACAAGTCCCGAAACAAACAGGTAATTGTGGGTTCTAAAATTACCCGCGACATAACCGTTGATTTGCTCAAAGACATGATTAAAATCCAAAACTCCAAAGGCAAAGCCAACTACGACATCCAAGCCGCCGCCAAAGTCAAAGACTCCTGGCTCGTAACCGACCACCTCAACTTGCCAGGCATGACCGCCCAGTTACACGGCGCAGGGCACGTCGCAGGAGCCAAAATGATAAGCCTCCAATGCGAAGACAAAACCGTCCTGTACACGGGGGACTTTTGCCTTCACGACACCGAGATTCTTGACGGCTGCACCATCGACGCGCTGCCCAAGACTCCCGATGTTTTGATTTCCGAGTCCACATACGGCGGAAAAGTCAGACCGCCGCGCAAAGAGTTGATAGAGCAGTTTTTCTCTAAAGTCAAGGTCACCCTAAGGCATCGGGGGAACGTTTTGATTCCAACGTTTGCTTTCCACCGCACACAGGAGATGGCTAAACGCATCGACAACGCCATAACACAAGGTGTCCTGCCCAAATACAACGTTTACACAATTTCAAATTTAGCCAACAAAGTCACCGCGCACTTTAACGCTAACCCGCACCTGTTCACCAAAGAGCTTCAAGAGCAAAGCCAACCCTTCACCTACAAGCACGTAAAAAACCTTGAGCGCACCAGCGAAATCCAAGAACCCGCCATCGTCATCTGCACCTCAGGGTTTGGACACGCAGGCGCAAGCCTCAACTTGCTAATGCAGTGGGCAGAAGTCGACTACAACACCATCATCCTAACCTCCGGTTACCTGCCCCCCGATAGCCCCATGAAAGCCGCCAAAGAAAACCGCCACTTCAAAGTCAACGGCGAATCCTTCACCTTGCAAGCAGACATAACCCAAATCGAGCTCTCAGGACACGCCGACCAAACCCAACTCACAAAACTCGTCGAAAAACTCAAACCCAAAAAAACGCTTCTCATCCACGGCGACATCGAACAAGCCCAAGCCCTCAAACAAAAAATCAGCCCCCTCACCAACGTCCACATACCAGAAAAACAAGAAACCATCACCATCTAA
- a CDS encoding GNAT family N-acetyltransferase: protein MEKEISVGYAVMNNLESWMRLIDVVRRTFPGLGSQEEIDEYKNTVEKNIARKSAICAVTDNEVVGFLLFSTKYNMLCHMAVHPDYRRKKVASRMIELMLNDLDKTQDIVVLTFRADDEKGDAPRALYKSFGFEADELCYNMNYPEQKFILRANHNSPDLT from the coding sequence ATGGAGAAGGAAATCAGCGTGGGATATGCAGTCATGAACAACTTGGAATCCTGGATGCGGTTAATTGATGTTGTTCGCAGGACTTTTCCCGGATTGGGCTCACAGGAAGAAATAGACGAATATAAAAATACAGTTGAAAAAAATATAGCCCGAAAGAGCGCAATATGCGCCGTAACTGATAATGAGGTCGTTGGTTTTCTTTTGTTCTCTACAAAATATAACATGTTATGTCACATGGCCGTACATCCAGATTACCGGAGAAAAAAGGTTGCCTCAAGAATGATCGAGCTAATGTTAAACGATTTGGACAAAACCCAGGATATTGTGGTTTTGACTTTTCGAGCAGACGATGAAAAAGGGGACGCTCCCCGCGCTCTATACAAAAGCTTTGGATTTGAAGCGGATGAGCTATGCTATAACATGAACTACCCCGAACAAAAATTTATTTTACGTGCAAACCATAATTCACCAGACTTAACCTGA